TCGTGAAACGCGCCGGAGAGTGCACCCTCGCGGACCTCGAGGCGGGCATGGAGCTCAGCCGAGAGACGCTCCGGATTCACCTGAAGTCTCTTGCCGCGCAGGGACTGGTCGAGCGGTCCGGCGTCCAGCGCGCGGGTCCTGGGCGACCTCATGTGCTCTACCGGCTGACGGCGGCCGGGGACGAGCTGTTTCCGCGCCGTGAGGGAGCGTTGCTACGGGAGTTGGCGAGTTTTCTTCTCGACCAGGGGCAACGCGACCTGCTCGAGGAGTTCTTCGCGGCGCGACTCGCACGGAAGCGCCGCGCGGCCGAGGCGGAGATCGCCGGTCTCGAGGGCCGCGAGCGACTGCAGAAGATCGCCGACATCCTCTCCGAGGACGGATTCCTGGCCGAGATCGTCGACACGGCCAGTGGGCCTCAATTGCGCCTCTGTCACTGCCCGATCCAAGATCTCGTCGCGATCTCGGATCTTCCCTGCCGGTTCGAACTGGCGTTGATCGAGGGCCTGGTGGGAGATCGCCCCGCCCGCGAAGCCTTCATGCCGGAAGGAAGCCACGCGTGCGTCTACTCCATTTCGAGCGCCAGAGCGAAACGCCGGCCGGCGAGCCGGAAGGATCCGGTGGGGAAGCGATCTGCGTGAGCTTCTCCGGTTGCCGCGAAAGTGGACTTCTGAATGCACCTGCTGCGTGCCGGATGGCCTCGGCAGAATGAGCCGGAGGCTCACACCTTCTCGGCGGTGAGCAGGATGCGCACTCTCTACCTCGTCTCCGTCGGATTCCACCTGCTGGCGGCGACGGTTTGGATCGGGTCGATTGCGTTCTTTGGCCTGGTGCTCGTTCCGGCGCTTCGGGCGCCGGACCTGGCGCCCCAGAGAACCCGGTTGCTCACGGTTGTCGGACTCAGGTACCGGTTGGTCGGTTGGCTCTCGCTCGCGATCCTCCTGGTCACCGGACTCTCCAACTTGCGACTGCGCGGGGTTCCCTGGGAAGCGTTGACGGCTGCGGCCTTCTGGACGAGTCCCTGGGGTCGCGTCCTGGCATGGAAGCTCGGGCTGGTCACCCTCCTGATCGCCGTCCATTCTCTTCATGACTTCGTGCTCGGTCCACGGGCGACGCGCCTCCTCGCGCTCGATCCGGGGAGTGAGGAGTCAGCGCGTGCGCGGGCGCAGGCCTCCACTCTGGGCCGATGCGAGCTCGCGATTTCGTTGGCCATCCTGGCCTTGGCGGTGCTCTTGGTTCGAGGTCTACCCTGAGGGGAACTCGATGGGGCCAGCTACTGTCGAGCTGTGGCGAGAGGAAGAAACCCGGCCGTCAGGAGGCGCGGCCGGCGCGCGCGCGAGGCCCAGAGTCGTCGTGGTCGGAGGAGGCTTTGGTGGACTCGCGACAGTCCGAGCCCTTCGCGACGCGCCGGTGGATGTGCTCCTCGTCGATCGCACGAACCATCATCTGTTCCAGCCGCTGTTGTATCAGGTGGCGACCGCCGCGCTCTCTGCGGCGGAGATCGCATCGCCGCTGCGTCAGGTTCTTCAGCGCCAGGACAACGCGACGGTCGTGATGGCGGAGGCCGTCGGCCTCGATCCCGATGATCGCCAGCTTCTTCTCAAGATCGACGGATCGTGCCCGTCACGGATTCGATACGACTACCTCGTGCTCGCGACCGGCGTCCGTCACAGCTACTTCGGACACCCCGGCTACGAGCACTTCGCCCCCGGACTCAAGACTCTGGAGGACGCGACATCCGTCAGGAGCCGGATCCTCTCCGTACTCGAACGCTCGGAAGCCGCCGCTGTCCTTCCTATCGACCGGGGTGACCTGACGCTCGTGCTGATTGGTGCCGGCCCGACGGGCGTAGAGATGGCGGGCGCGCTCGCGGAGCTCACCCGTCAGACGCTCGCGGGAGAGTTCCGCCGGTTCGACCCACAGCATGTGCGGATCCTGCTTCTCGAGGCTGGTCCCCGCATCCTTCCGACTTTTGACGGGGACCTGGCGCGCCGCGCGAGCGAGCGCCTGGTCCATATGGGAGTCGAGATTCGCGATGCAGCGCCGGTCGAGTCCGTGGATGAGCGAGGCGTTCTGGCGGCCGGCGAGCGGATCGCCGCGGATGCCGTGATTTGGACCGCGGGCGTCGCCGCACCCTCGATCGGGGGCTGGATCGGTGCCGAGACCGATCGGGCGGGCCGAATCAGAGTGGAACAGGACTTGTCCGTCCCCGATCGCCCCGAGATCTTCGTGATCGGCGACCTCGCATTTCACAGCCAAGATGGAAGGCCCTTGCCCGGAGTGGCGCAGGTCGCGCTGCAAGGGGGGCGCTACGTCGCGCGGGTGATCGCGAGTCGCGAGCTTGGGCGCAGGAGTCCGGGTCCATTCCGCTATCGAGACCTGGGCAACCTGGCTGTGGTCGGCCGCAACTTCGCGCTCTTCGAACGCGGTCGCGTGCGACTGGCCGGCTGGTTGCCCTGGCTGCTCTGGGCGACGCTCCATCTCGGTCAGCTCGCTCTGTTCAACAACCGCCTGCTCGTCTTCTCCCAGTGGGTCTGGTCCTATTTCACGTGGCAGCGTGGATCGCGGCTGATTCATTGACGGAAGGGCTTCGGCACATCGATCGTGGCAGGCTGCGAGCTCGAGCGAGTCGCTCCGGATCGAGCTGGCAACGTCCGCTGCGCGAGGCCGAGGCCTGAGGGCGCTCGCTGTGCACGTGCCTGGATGCCCGGCAGCGGGCCGAGGTCTCGCACCGGCACGAGGGCGCAGTGTGCGGCTCAAGCCGTGAGGCCGCAGGCCCGGCGGATCTCCTCCATGATGGCCTTCGCCTCAGCAGCCGCACGCTGACTGCCCGAGTGTAGAACCGATTCGACGAAGCCGAGATCGCGCAGGAGCTCCGCGCGGCGTAGCCGGGCCAGACGAAACGTGTCGAGGATGAGCCCGAGCAGCCGCTTCTTGAGCGCGCCATAGCCCTGGCCTCCCTCGGTGAAGAGTCGGCGAGTATCCGGCCATCCGTCGGGTGGGGTCAGAAGATGGAGGAGCGAGAAGAGCGGTCCCCGTGTCGGCTTGGGGGCGTCGAGGGGCGTCGAGTCGGTGACGATCGACATCACGGAGCGATGCAACTCGGCTTCCGGCGCGAAGGGCTCGATGACGTTGCCGTGAGACTTCGACATCTTGCGTCCGTCGATCCCGGGCACCAAGTCCGCTCCGGGTTGGAGAATCGGCTCGGGAAGACGTAGCAGGCTCTTGCCGTGCGCCTGGTTGAAGGCCAGAGCGAGGTCGCGCGTCATCTCGAGGTGCTGCGCCTGGTCTCGTCCTACCGGCACACGTTCGGCACCGAGACTCAAGATGTCGGCCGCCATGAGCACCGGATAGGCGAACAGGCCGTGCGTCGGTGCCAAGCCACGCGCGACCTTGTCCTTGTAGGAGTGGCCGCGTCGCAGCAGCCCCATCGGAGTCACGGTGGACAGAATCCAGGCGAGCTCCGTGACCTGCGGCAGGCTCGACTGTCGGTAGACGGCCACGCGAGCCGGGTCGAGGCCGAGCGCGAGGTAGTCGATGGCGATCTCGAGGGTCTGCGAGCGCAGGAGTGCGCCATCACGTATCGTCGTCAGCGCATGGAGGTCGGCGATGAAGAAGAAGCAGTCGTGGGTGGGCTCGCTCTGGAGGTCGAGAAACTGACGAACGGCTCCCAGGTAGTTTCCCAGGTGCAGCCTCCCGGTGGGCTGGACGCCCGCGACGATGCGCATCGGGCTCCTCCGTCCAGGAGCGTGAGGTCCACCGCAGCCTGCGGCGTGCGTGGTGCCTGGCGGGCCGGGCCTTGCTGGCGCCGAAAGTGTCAACCCGGCAGGCGGCCGATGAGATTCGCCGTACGGAAGGGGCCAGGAGCTTCGATCAGAGACCGCGCCGCGTCGACCTGACCCCACGTGTTCCATAGCAGCACCCCGCGGACGCGCCCTTTCGCCAGGTAGTAGACGACGCCCTCGCGGAACGGCTCCTTCCAATCGGCGACGATCTCGTGTCGTGGGTCGAGCTCCCCGACGGCCTCGTAGCCGAGGTCGAACAGGTCGGAGTAGAAGAACGGCAGGTGATTGTACGGCGACTCGTCACCCGCCATGGCCCGTCCCGCGGCACGGCCCGTCGACAAGGCGTTGTCTTCATGCTCGACGCGAATGCGGTGCCCCAGCGCAGGTGAGGGAAAGCGCGCGGCGTCGCCCGCCGCGAAGACTGCGGGATGGCTGGTTCTCAGCCGCTCGTCCACCACGATCCCGTCGTCGACCTCGAGCCCGGCCGAGGCCGCGAGGTCGGTCTCGGGGACGATTCCGAGTCCTGCAACGACGGCATCCACCTCTCGGTGGAGATTCTCGCCGGCTTCGAGCTCGTAATGCTCCCCCTTCTTGATCAAGTCGGTCACCTTCCGACCGGGGAGGACCTCGACGCCCTTCTCCCCGAAGTAGCTCACCAGGAACCGGGCGAGGTCGACGGGAAAGACGCGTGAGCCGATCCCCTCCTCGGGGAAGAGCATGGTCACCGACCGTCCTTGCGACGCCAGCGCTGAAGCTATCTCGGAGCCGATGAAGCCTCCACCAATCACCGCGAAACGGGCGCCGCGGTCGGCGAGCGCGCGCAAGCGGCGATAGTCCGCGAGGTTGCGAAAGTAGACGACCCCGTCGCCGCCGAACGGCAGGCGGCGGGGCCTCCCACCTGTCGCGAGGAGGAGCTTCTCGAATCGGTAGGCTGTGCCCCGGTCGTCGAGCACCGTCTGGGCCGCAAGGTCGAGTGCCGTGACTCGGCGGCCGAGATGGAGCTCGACGCCAGAATGCTCGGTACCGCGCCAGATTCCCTCGAGCGGTTCGTCCTTCCAGAGCCCCTTCGAGAGCGGCGGCCGGGCGTATGGGGGGT
This genomic window from Holophagales bacterium contains:
- the trpS gene encoding tryptophan--tRNA ligase, whose translation is MRIVAGVQPTGRLHLGNYLGAVRQFLDLQSEPTHDCFFFIADLHALTTIRDGALLRSQTLEIAIDYLALGLDPARVAVYRQSSLPQVTELAWILSTVTPMGLLRRGHSYKDKVARGLAPTHGLFAYPVLMAADILSLGAERVPVGRDQAQHLEMTRDLALAFNQAHGKSLLRLPEPILQPGADLVPGIDGRKMSKSHGNVIEPFAPEAELHRSVMSIVTDSTPLDAPKPTRGPLFSLLHLLTPPDGWPDTRRLFTEGGQGYGALKKRLLGLILDTFRLARLRRAELLRDLGFVESVLHSGSQRAAAEAKAIMEEIRRACGLTA
- a CDS encoding FAD-dependent oxidoreductase — encoded protein: MLYYPYLIVGGGMTADAAVRGIRELDDSGAIGLIGAEMDPPYARPPLSKGLWKDEPLEGIWRGTEHSGVELHLGRRVTALDLAAQTVLDDRGTAYRFEKLLLATGGRPRRLPFGGDGVVYFRNLADYRRLRALADRGARFAVIGGGFIGSEIASALASQGRSVTMLFPEEGIGSRVFPVDLARFLVSYFGEKGVEVLPGRKVTDLIKKGEHYELEAGENLHREVDAVVAGLGIVPETDLAASAGLEVDDGIVVDERLRTSHPAVFAAGDAARFPSPALGHRIRVEHEDNALSTGRAAGRAMAGDESPYNHLPFFYSDLFDLGYEAVGELDPRHEIVADWKEPFREGVVYYLAKGRVRGVLLWNTWGQVDAARSLIEAPGPFRTANLIGRLPG
- a CDS encoding DUF4149 domain-containing protein yields the protein MRTLYLVSVGFHLLAATVWIGSIAFFGLVLVPALRAPDLAPQRTRLLTVVGLRYRLVGWLSLAILLVTGLSNLRLRGVPWEALTAAAFWTSPWGRVLAWKLGLVTLLIAVHSLHDFVLGPRATRLLALDPGSEESARARAQASTLGRCELAISLAILALAVLLVRGLP
- a CDS encoding ArsR family transcriptional regulator, whose product is MSKALPIIGPGIGESQRRLLELVKRAGECTLADLEAGMELSRETLRIHLKSLAAQGLVERSGVQRAGPGRPHVLYRLTAAGDELFPRREGALLRELASFLLDQGQRDLLEEFFAARLARKRRAAEAEIAGLEGRERLQKIADILSEDGFLAEIVDTASGPQLRLCHCPIQDLVAISDLPCRFELALIEGLVGDRPAREAFMPEGSHACVYSISSARAKRRPASRKDPVGKRSA
- a CDS encoding NAD(P)/FAD-dependent oxidoreductase, with the protein product MGPATVELWREEETRPSGGAAGARARPRVVVVGGGFGGLATVRALRDAPVDVLLVDRTNHHLFQPLLYQVATAALSAAEIASPLRQVLQRQDNATVVMAEAVGLDPDDRQLLLKIDGSCPSRIRYDYLVLATGVRHSYFGHPGYEHFAPGLKTLEDATSVRSRILSVLERSEAAAVLPIDRGDLTLVLIGAGPTGVEMAGALAELTRQTLAGEFRRFDPQHVRILLLEAGPRILPTFDGDLARRASERLVHMGVEIRDAAPVESVDERGVLAAGERIAADAVIWTAGVAAPSIGGWIGAETDRAGRIRVEQDLSVPDRPEIFVIGDLAFHSQDGRPLPGVAQVALQGGRYVARVIASRELGRRSPGPFRYRDLGNLAVVGRNFALFERGRVRLAGWLPWLLWATLHLGQLALFNNRLLVFSQWVWSYFTWQRGSRLIH